One Festucalex cinctus isolate MCC-2025b chromosome 1, RoL_Fcin_1.0, whole genome shotgun sequence genomic region harbors:
- the rras gene encoding ras-related protein R-Ras isoform X2, whose translation MSGDEERFKLVVVGGGGVGKSALTIQFIQSYFVSDYDPTIEDSYTKICTVDGKETRLDILDTAGQEEFGAMREQYMRSGEGFLLVFALNDRGSYHEVQKFHTQILRVKDRDDFPMLLVGNKADLEQQRVIPREDAQAFARENRIYYMEASAKNRYNVDEAFLELVRIVRRFQEMECPPPPTHHAGKQKSGGCPCVLL comes from the exons ATGAGCGGAGACGAGGAAAGATTcaaactggtggtggtgggagGTGGAGGAGTGGGGAAGAGCGCCCTAACTATCCAGTTCATTCAG TCCTACTTTGTGTCAGACTACGACCCGACAATTGAAGACTCCTACACGAAGATCTGCACGGTGGATGGGAAGGAGACCCGTCTGGACA tcttggATACAGCAGGTCAGGAGGAGTTTGGGGCAATGAGGGAGCAGTACATGCGCTCAGGAGAAGGCTTCTTGCTGGTGTTTGCACTCAATGACAGGGGCAG CTACCATGAGGTTCAGAAGTTTCACACCCAGATCCTTCGAGTGAAGGATCGGGATGACTTCCCCATGCTGCTAGTCGGAAACAAGGCAGATCTGGAGCAGCAAAGAGTG ATCCCCAGGGAGGATGCTCAGGCATTTGCCAGAGAAAATAGGATCTACTACATGGAGGCTTCAGCTAAGAACCGCTACAATGTGGATGAAGCCTTCTTGGAGCTTGTGCGAATTGTCAG AAGGTTCCAGGAAATGGAGTGTCCTCCCCCTCCAACTCATCACGCTGGGAAACAGAAGAGCGGCGGCTGCCCCTGCGTCCTCCTCTAA
- the rras gene encoding ras-related protein R-Ras isoform X1, whose product MTILVKEKAMSGDEERFKLVVVGGGGVGKSALTIQFIQSYFVSDYDPTIEDSYTKICTVDGKETRLDILDTAGQEEFGAMREQYMRSGEGFLLVFALNDRGSYHEVQKFHTQILRVKDRDDFPMLLVGNKADLEQQRVIPREDAQAFARENRIYYMEASAKNRYNVDEAFLELVRIVRRFQEMECPPPPTHHAGKQKSGGCPCVLL is encoded by the exons ATGACCATATTAG TAAAAGAAAAAGCGATGAGCGGAGACGAGGAAAGATTcaaactggtggtggtgggagGTGGAGGAGTGGGGAAGAGCGCCCTAACTATCCAGTTCATTCAG TCCTACTTTGTGTCAGACTACGACCCGACAATTGAAGACTCCTACACGAAGATCTGCACGGTGGATGGGAAGGAGACCCGTCTGGACA tcttggATACAGCAGGTCAGGAGGAGTTTGGGGCAATGAGGGAGCAGTACATGCGCTCAGGAGAAGGCTTCTTGCTGGTGTTTGCACTCAATGACAGGGGCAG CTACCATGAGGTTCAGAAGTTTCACACCCAGATCCTTCGAGTGAAGGATCGGGATGACTTCCCCATGCTGCTAGTCGGAAACAAGGCAGATCTGGAGCAGCAAAGAGTG ATCCCCAGGGAGGATGCTCAGGCATTTGCCAGAGAAAATAGGATCTACTACATGGAGGCTTCAGCTAAGAACCGCTACAATGTGGATGAAGCCTTCTTGGAGCTTGTGCGAATTGTCAG AAGGTTCCAGGAAATGGAGTGTCCTCCCCCTCCAACTCATCACGCTGGGAAACAGAAGAGCGGCGGCTGCCCCTGCGTCCTCCTCTAA
- the LOC144027153 gene encoding uncharacterized protein LOC144027153, which translates to MVWSMEGETERPPLSIILPRLYLGAESDVTQDRLASLGISYVLSVSRCSPRPSFLPCSRYLRIPIDDSLWDDLLPWIPQALRFIDAAMSSGASVLVHCAAGISRSPALAVAYIMYSSGMDLDHAYRFVKERRPSISPNFNFLGQLQHFQGTLRQKASGDDFPCQQLDNNPPSIDNSNNRTPTIPNENYQASVTSDRSAEAIPTQTENLHQQRRSNPDANGNQQIPLSGKLWTHNNNNPSTKPTQQAPAVSASLSERRKSLSLSLTPLGMCPPSSTCNGKQAKSADWSHKGETAEKSQAKTLSGRAGETRKEEKHDTCEMKEQSLLSPLSCTLNKLLDWGERMLLGGVFAHPVKMGQPALPYRC; encoded by the exons ATGGTTTGGTCCATGGAGGGAGAGACAGAGCGTCCTCCTCTGTCCATCATCCTGCCGAGGCTCTACCTGGGAGCCGAGAGCGATGTGACGCAG GACCGACTGGCCTCTCTGGGGATCTCCTATGTGCTGAGTGTGAGCCGCTGCAGCCCccgaccttccttccttccctgcTCCAGATATCTCCGCATCCCCATCGACGACTCCCTGTGGGATGACCTGCTGCCCTGGATCCCTCAGGCTCTACGCTTCATCG ACGCGGCGATGTCATCCGGTGCCTCTGTCCTGGTGCACTGTGCCGCTGGAATCTCTCGCTCTCCAGCCCTGGCCGTCGCCTACATCATGTATAGCTCGGGAATGGATCTGGACCACGCCTACAG GTTCGTGAAAGAGCGCCGACCCTCCATTTCCCCCAACTTCAACTTCCTGGGTCAGTTGCAGCACTTCCAGGGCACCCTGCGTCAAAAGGCCTCCGGTGACGACTTCCCATGCCAGCAGCTGGACAACAACCCGCCATCCATCGACAACAGTAACAATCGCACCCCCACGATTCCCAACGAGAATTATCAGGCCAGCGTCACCAGTGACAGATCAGCAGAAGCGATCCCAACACAAACAGAGAATTTGCACCAGCAGAGACGTTCAAATCCGGACGCTAATGGCAACCAGCAGATTCCCTTGTCAGGGAAACTTTGgactcataataataataatccaagcACAAAGCCCACACAACAAGCACCAGCAGTCTCCGCTTCTCTGTCAGAGAGACGCAAAAGCCTCAGCCTCTCGTTGACCCCCTTGGGGATGTGCCCTCCCTCGTCGACATGCAACGGCAAGCAAGCGAAGAGCGCCGATTGGTCCCACAAGGGGGAGACGGCAGAAAAATCGCAGGCAAAGACGTTGAGCGGGCGTGCAGGGGAGACGCGCAAGGAGGAAAAACACGACACTTGTGAAATGAAGGAGCAAAGCCTGCTGTCTCCGCTCAGCTGCACGCTCAACAAATTGCTGGACTGGGGGGAGAGAATGCTGCTCGGCGGGGTTTTTGCCCACCCCGTCAAGATGGGGCAGCCCGCTTTGCCGTACAGGTGCTGA